A genome region from Pseudomonas pergaminensis includes the following:
- a CDS encoding HAD family hydrolase has translation MTIRAVVFDFGGVLFDWNPHHLYRKLIADDRERQWFLDNICTQAWNTEQDAGRTLADGTRSLIEQHPHHERLIQAYYDRWHEMLRGPLPDGVAILNALHQADMPLFGLTNWSAETFPYARANYPFLQYFRDILVSGELKLIKPDASIYHASLSQVRAHLPDIQPAEVVFIDDVAGNIEAAVALGWQGIHHVSAERTAARLRELGVDY, from the coding sequence ATGACGATTCGTGCAGTAGTTTTTGATTTCGGCGGTGTCCTGTTCGATTGGAACCCGCATCACCTGTATCGCAAGCTGATTGCCGACGACCGTGAGCGGCAATGGTTTCTCGACAACATCTGCACCCAGGCCTGGAACACCGAGCAGGACGCTGGCCGCACCCTGGCAGATGGCACCCGCAGCCTGATCGAGCAACATCCCCATCATGAGCGCCTGATCCAGGCCTATTACGACCGTTGGCACGAAATGCTGCGTGGCCCGTTGCCAGACGGCGTGGCGATCCTCAACGCGTTGCACCAGGCCGACATGCCGCTGTTCGGGCTTACCAACTGGTCTGCCGAGACGTTCCCCTATGCGCGGGCCAATTACCCGTTCCTGCAGTACTTTCGCGACATCCTGGTGTCCGGCGAGCTGAAGCTGATCAAGCCGGATGCGTCGATCTATCACGCCAGCCTCAGCCAGGTACGCGCCCACTTGCCGGATATCCAGCCGGCTGAAGTGGTGTTTATCGACGATGTTGCCGGCAATATCGAAGCGGCGGTTGCCTTGGGTTGGCAGGGGATTCACCACGTATCGGCCGAGCGTACGGCGGCGCGCCTGCGCGAATTAGGCGTGGACTACTAG